In the Puniceicoccales bacterium genome, one interval contains:
- a CDS encoding alpha/beta fold hydrolase produces MKMFELNLPKYLKEEYPFYNNFFVNENGHRLHYVDEGRGEGVLMLHGNPTWSFYFRELVKTMHSSFRCVAFDHLGCGLSDKPQKYDYCLDNHIRNACDLTESLNFDKFHLVMHDWGCAIGMAIAERWPERIETITIMNGAAFPSKEIPKRINFCRTSWLAKFLILRFNLFAIGSSYMSLRYPVTSEVRKCYLYPYNSKANRIATLRFVQDIPMDPNHRSWATLMKISQNLHLLRKKKSLILWGLQDFCFTESFLQTWIDAFEDPHVIKLNDCGHYVLEDSKALGMTTIRNFLLRNKKQNTFTYN; encoded by the coding sequence ATGAAAATGTTTGAATTAAATTTACCAAAGTATTTAAAAGAGGAATATCCCTTTTATAATAATTTTTTTGTCAATGAGAATGGACACAGACTGCACTATGTGGATGAGGGCCGAGGTGAGGGAGTATTGATGCTCCATGGAAATCCTACTTGGTCTTTCTATTTCCGAGAGTTAGTAAAAACCATGCATAGTAGCTTTCGGTGCGTTGCCTTTGATCACCTGGGCTGCGGATTATCCGATAAGCCACAAAAATATGACTATTGCTTAGATAATCACATACGCAATGCCTGCGATCTTACGGAAAGTCTAAATTTTGATAAATTTCATTTGGTGATGCATGATTGGGGTTGTGCCATAGGCATGGCGATTGCTGAAAGATGGCCAGAACGCATTGAAACCATCACAATAATGAATGGAGCAGCGTTCCCGTCCAAGGAGATACCGAAAAGAATAAATTTTTGCAGAACATCATGGCTCGCAAAATTTCTCATACTTAGGTTTAACCTATTTGCCATTGGATCAAGCTATATGTCTCTTAGGTATCCGGTAACCAGCGAAGTCCGCAAATGTTATCTCTATCCATATAATTCCAAAGCCAATCGGATTGCCACGTTGCGGTTTGTGCAAGACATACCAATGGATCCTAACCACAGATCCTGGGCCACATTGATGAAAATAAGCCAAAATCTTCATTTACTACGAAAAAAGAAATCGCTTATCCTATGGGGCCTGCAAGATTTCTGTTTCACCGAATCCTTTTTACAAACCTGGATAGATGCGTTTGAGGATCCTCATGTGATAAAATTAAATGACTGCGGTCACTACGTGTTAGAAGACTCTAAGGCTTTGGGAATGACGACCATAAGGAATTTTTTGCTGAGAAATAAGAAACAAAACACATTCACATATAATTAG
- a CDS encoding site-2 protease family protein, with the protein MNFSIQQSIACYLLFILSNSIHEFSHALVAYLFGDHTAKDYGRLTLNPIAHLDWIGSVFIPLLMVMVPNGISIIGWGKAVPVNIYNFKHRALGDICTSLAGPLSNLITAIFLAIISCLPMMRYNSNLGELLEFAIIINISIAVFNLLPLPPLDGSHLLRYLINMREETFIIVAHWSYLALFILVNMQQFRILFGHIINYIFWHIIYISSMIVGFAGDILFYFTG; encoded by the coding sequence ATGAATTTTTCTATACAGCAATCAATCGCCTGTTATTTGCTGTTTATTTTATCCAATAGTATTCATGAATTTTCTCATGCTTTGGTTGCCTATTTGTTTGGTGACCACACAGCTAAGGACTATGGTCGGCTTACATTAAATCCAATTGCACACCTGGACTGGATTGGCAGTGTTTTCATCCCATTGCTCATGGTGATGGTTCCCAACGGCATATCTATCATTGGTTGGGGAAAAGCGGTGCCAGTAAATATTTATAACTTTAAACACCGAGCATTGGGGGATATATGCACCAGCTTGGCCGGACCATTGTCTAACCTCATTACTGCCATTTTTCTCGCGATTATCAGCTGTTTGCCTATGATGAGGTACAATTCCAATCTTGGAGAATTACTCGAGTTTGCCATTATAATCAACATATCCATAGCAGTTTTTAATCTTTTACCCTTGCCACCACTGGATGGTTCACATTTACTTAGATATCTAATAAATATGCGAGAAGAAACATTTATTATTGTAGCTCACTGGTCTTACTTGGCCTTGTTTATATTGGTGAACATGCAACAGTTTCGTATTCTTTTCGGCCATATCATAAATTACATATTTTGGCACATTATTTATATAAGCAGTATGATCGTCGGTTTTGCCGGAGATATATTATTTTATTTCACTGGTTAA